From the genome of Pseudarthrobacter sp. NIBRBAC000502772:
CCGCCGACCGTGTGGTTTTCATGGCGGATGGCCAGATCGTGGAGGATGCCAAGCCGGAGGAATTCTTCACCAACCCGAAGAGTGACCGCGCGAAGGACTTCCTGTCCAAGCTGCTCACCCACTGATTCTCCATCACCGAACACACACTCCAGTTCGCACCCAGGCCGTGACCCACGGCCGACCAATGAAAGGAATGTCATGAAGGCATTTATGACCCGCCGGAAGTCGTTCTTCGTGGCGGCCACTGCTGCCCTGGCGTTGTCCCTGAGCGCATGCGGCGGCACCACCCCCGGCACCACCAGCGATCCCACTGTTGCCGACAAGCCGACGTTTGCCGCCGGCACCACCATGGCCAAGCTGTCCGCCGCGGGCACCATCAAGATCGGCACAAAGTACGACCAGCCGCTGTTCGGCCAAGTGGGCCTGGACGGCAAGCCGGTGGGCTTCGACGTCGAGATGGGCAAGCTGATCGCAGCCAAGCTGGGCATCGCCGCCGACAAGATCGAATGGTCAGAGACTGTCTCAGCCAACCGCGAACCCTTCATTGAGCAGGGCAAGGTGGACCTTGTCATTGCCACGTACACCATCAATGACAAGCGCAAGCAGGTCGTCAGCTTCGCGGGCCCGTATTACGAGGCCGGCCAGGCGCTGATGGTGAACAAGGACAACACGTCCATCACCAAGCCTGAGGACGTCGCAGGCAAGAAAGTCTGCTCCGTCACCGGTTCCACCCCGGCCGCGACAATCGTGGACAAGTACAAGGCCGAGCTCGTTCCGGCAGCCACTTACTCCGCTTGCCTTGAGCCGCTGCGCAACAAGCAGGTCGAAGCGATCACCACCGACAATGTGATCCTGGCCGGCTTTGTGGACAAGGAACCGGATGCCTTCAAGCTGGCCTCGGATGAAACCTTCACCAAGGAGCCCTACGGCATTGGCCTGAAGAAGGACGACACCGAATTCCGCAACTGGATCAACGACCAGCTCGAGGCGTTTGGCAAGGATGGGTCCTACAAGAAGGCCTGGGAAGCAACGGCAGGCTCGGTCATCAAGACCGCCCCTGAACTTCCCGCCATCAACCGCTACTAGGTAGCCACGGCGGCTTCCGGGGAATTCGTTGAACGCGTTCCCCGGAAGCCGCCGGCCTGCTTTTTGACCGCCTACGCCCAGAGCCGAAGGATCCTATGGAAGTCATCATTGAAAACCTCCCTCTTTATTGGGAAGGCCTTCTCCGCACTCTTTTCCTGTCCGTCGTCTCCGGGATCATCGCCCTTATCCTCGGAACACTCCTGGCGGCAGCCCGCGTTTCCCCCGTTGCGGCACTCCGGGGATTCAGCACCGTCTACGTGGAAATCCTCCGGAACACTCCACTGACCATTGCCTTCTTTTTCGCAGCGATCGTTCTGCCCCGCCTCGGCGTGACATTCCAGCAGTTCGAGGTCGCAGCGATCATCGCCCTCAGCGCCTATACAGCGGCCTTCATTGCTGAAGCCGTCCGCTCGGGCGTTAACAGCGTCCCGCTCGGCCAGGCTGAGGCCGCGCGCAGCATCGGCATGAACTTCGGCCAGGTCCTGAATCTCATCATCCTGCCGCAGGCGCTTCGGACCGTGATCCCGCCGCTGATCAACATCCTGATTGCCCTCGTCAAGAACTCGTCCGTCGCCGGCGCGTTCTTTGTCCTGGAACTGTTCGGCTACGGCCGCCAAATGGCCAACGCCAACGGCGACCAGGTCATGGCAGTACTGCTCGGCGTTGCGTTCTTCTATCTGCTCCTCACCATTCCGCTGGGCATCCTTGCCAGCACGGTGGAACGAAAGGTGGCGATTGCCCGATGACTTCAGTCCTCTACGACGTTCCCGGCCCCAAAGCGCGCCGGGTCTCGCTGATCGGTTCCGTGGTTGGAACCGTGCTGATCCTTGGACTTCTGGCATGGATTGGCATGACTCTCGCCCAGCAGGGCATTTTTGAAGGTCGCCGCTGGGCGATCTTCACCCGGGGCGACGTCTGGACCCTGCTCGCCAATGGCCTCGGCGCCACGCTCACCGCCGCCGCCCTCGCCGCAGTGATCGCGTTTCCCCTCGGCCTGATGTTCTGCCTGCTGCGCATCTCGCTGGTCGCCTGGATCCGGATTCCCGCCCGCGTGGTCCTGGAGTTCCTGCGTGGCATGCCGGTTGTGCTGATGATGCTCTTCGTCCTGCTGGTGTTCGGGACAAGTTCCTTCGTCGCAGTGGTGGCCGGGCTCGTCCTCTACAACACCGCTATCTTCGCGGAGATCATCCGGGCCGGCATCCAA
Proteins encoded in this window:
- a CDS encoding glutamate ABC transporter substrate-binding protein, which produces MKAFMTRRKSFFVAATAALALSLSACGGTTPGTTSDPTVADKPTFAAGTTMAKLSAAGTIKIGTKYDQPLFGQVGLDGKPVGFDVEMGKLIAAKLGIAADKIEWSETVSANREPFIEQGKVDLVIATYTINDKRKQVVSFAGPYYEAGQALMVNKDNTSITKPEDVAGKKVCSVTGSTPAATIVDKYKAELVPAATYSACLEPLRNKQVEAITTDNVILAGFVDKEPDAFKLASDETFTKEPYGIGLKKDDTEFRNWINDQLEAFGKDGSYKKAWEATAGSVIKTAPELPAINRY
- a CDS encoding amino acid ABC transporter permease encodes the protein MTSVLYDVPGPKARRVSLIGSVVGTVLILGLLAWIGMTLAQQGIFEGRRWAIFTRGDVWTLLANGLGATLTAAALAAVIAFPLGLMFCLLRISLVAWIRIPARVVLEFLRGMPVVLMMLFVLLVFGTSSFVAVVAGLVLYNTAIFAEIIRAGIQSLPKGQREAGLTIGLTSFQSRMLIELPQAVRRMMPSLVAQLVVLLKDTSLGYIVAYGELLRAVQVMADFLGNAFLFPIFFVAAAIYIVINICVSRLAIWIERRGSTKTAGGVAKAPTAVVAPELPDVRESK
- a CDS encoding amino acid ABC transporter permease, with translation MEVIIENLPLYWEGLLRTLFLSVVSGIIALILGTLLAAARVSPVAALRGFSTVYVEILRNTPLTIAFFFAAIVLPRLGVTFQQFEVAAIIALSAYTAAFIAEAVRSGVNSVPLGQAEAARSIGMNFGQVLNLIILPQALRTVIPPLINILIALVKNSSVAGAFFVLELFGYGRQMANANGDQVMAVLLGVAFFYLLLTIPLGILASTVERKVAIAR